In Deinococcus sedimenti, a single genomic region encodes these proteins:
- a CDS encoding alpha-amylase family glycosyl hydrolase encodes MTSSLTGELKWWQSGIIYQIYPRSFQDDSGDGVGDLRGITRRLPYVASLGVRAVWLSPIFKSPMRDFGYDVADYCDIDPLFGTLEDFDAFVAEAHRLDLKVMLDYVPNHSSSDHAWFQEALTGKDSAKRDWYVWRDPAEGGGVPNNWKSFFGGPAWTLDEASGQYYLHQFLPSQPDLNWRNPAVRQAMFDALRFWMRRGVDGFRVDVIWLLAEDDRYLDEPENPDWQPGQPEHWSLLHPYTQDQPETHEYIREMRAVLDEFDDRMMVGEIYLPVEQLLPYSGTEDARMVHLPFNFHLILMPWTAQDVRRFADSYDAASLAAGAWPNWVLGNHDQHRFRSRLGDAQYRVAQTLLLTLRGTPTVYYGDEIGMRDVEIPADRIVDPAALQQPDSPEAGRDPERTPMQWDAGVNAGFSADGTTPWLPLADDFATLNVAAQEGDPASDLNYFRALTRLREQHPALIGGTYRSVDAPDDVFAFVREEHGETLTVLLNFGAQIHDLGTLARGETLLSSLGDQPTSGAALRPNEARILRG; translated from the coding sequence ATGACCTCCTCCCTGACCGGCGAGCTGAAGTGGTGGCAGAGCGGCATCATCTACCAGATCTACCCGCGTTCCTTCCAGGACGACAGCGGCGACGGCGTGGGCGACCTGCGCGGCATCACCCGCCGCCTGCCGTACGTGGCGAGCCTGGGCGTGCGGGCCGTGTGGCTCTCCCCCATCTTCAAAAGCCCCATGCGCGACTTCGGGTATGACGTCGCCGACTACTGCGACATCGACCCGCTGTTCGGCACGCTGGAGGACTTCGACGCCTTCGTCGCCGAGGCGCACCGCCTGGACCTGAAGGTCATGCTGGACTACGTGCCCAACCACTCCTCCAGTGACCACGCATGGTTCCAGGAGGCCCTGACGGGCAAGGACAGTGCGAAACGCGACTGGTACGTGTGGCGCGACCCGGCCGAGGGCGGCGGCGTGCCGAACAACTGGAAGTCCTTCTTCGGCGGCCCCGCCTGGACGCTGGACGAGGCGAGCGGGCAGTACTACCTGCATCAGTTCCTGCCCAGCCAGCCGGACCTGAACTGGCGCAACCCGGCCGTGCGGCAGGCGATGTTCGACGCGCTGCGCTTCTGGATGCGCCGCGGCGTGGACGGCTTCCGCGTGGACGTCATCTGGCTCCTGGCCGAGGACGACCGCTACCTGGACGAACCCGAGAACCCCGACTGGCAGCCCGGCCAGCCCGAACACTGGAGCCTCCTGCACCCGTACACGCAGGACCAGCCCGAAACGCACGAGTACATCCGCGAGATGCGCGCCGTGCTGGACGAGTTCGACGACCGCATGATGGTCGGCGAGATCTACCTGCCGGTCGAGCAGCTCCTGCCGTACTCGGGCACCGAGGACGCGCGGATGGTGCACCTGCCGTTCAACTTCCACCTGATCCTGATGCCCTGGACGGCGCAGGACGTGCGGCGCTTCGCGGACAGCTACGACGCGGCGAGCCTCGCGGCGGGTGCGTGGCCGAACTGGGTGCTCGGCAACCACGACCAGCACCGCTTCCGCAGCCGCCTGGGCGACGCGCAGTACCGCGTGGCGCAGACCCTGCTGCTGACCCTGCGCGGCACCCCCACCGTGTACTACGGCGACGAGATCGGCATGCGCGACGTCGAGATTCCCGCCGACCGCATCGTGGACCCCGCTGCGCTGCAACAGCCCGACAGCCCTGAGGCGGGCCGCGACCCGGAACGCACCCCCATGCAATGGGACGCTGGCGTCAACGCGGGCTTCAGCGCCGACGGCACGACCCCCTGGCTGCCCCTCGCGGACGACTTCGCCACCCTGAACGTCGCCGCGCAGGAGGGTGACCCGGCCAGCGACCTGAACTACTTCCGCGCCCTGACCCGCCTGCGCGAACAGCACCCCGCGCTGATCGGCGGCACGTACCGCAGCGTGGACGCCCCCGACGACGTGTTCGCCTTCGTCCGCGAGGAGCACGGCGAGACCCTGACCGTCCTGCTGAACTTCGGCGCGCAGATCCACGACCTCGGCACGCTGGCACGCGGCGAGACCCTCCTGAGCAGCCTCGGCGACCAGCCCACGAGCGGCGCGGCCCTGCGCCCGAACGAAGCCCGCATCCTGCGGGGGTAG
- a CDS encoding ATP phosphoribosyltransferase regulatory subunit, with translation MPGVNSSAPSTASAAAGAAPRVSAFIPEGTRDVLPPEWAQREAIRAQLSGLFSRWGYRGVEVPALEYASAHHPQDAVAFKLIDSGGQVLSLRSEFTTAVGRLVRTRYPQGPFPLRLQYSGRLWLRAQNSELGRLREFNQLGVELIGVETAQADAELLHLAAASLRSVGLGEVGVGAALEVGYPGFVDAVLEDAGLHGAARAALHDAIDRKSGADVDLLCGQFGLGGDTRRTLHALTDLYGGPEVLDAAQGLARGTRAQEAVAHLRRVAALYAGPLLFDLGVSRRYDYYTGLTFRAYAPGLNQPVLGGGRYALEGGLPGAGFALGLERLMRALAGDLPPEPEVVLALDLAAADAARAQGLHAELAWTDDRAELRAFSAARGIHRWASSQGDTLTFQPATEVTR, from the coding sequence ATGCCGGGCGTGAATTCGTCCGCCCCATCCACCGCTTCCGCCGCAGCCGGCGCCGCGCCGCGCGTGTCGGCGTTCATTCCGGAGGGCACGCGCGACGTGCTGCCGCCCGAGTGGGCGCAGCGTGAAGCGATCCGCGCGCAGCTGTCCGGCCTGTTCTCCCGCTGGGGGTACCGTGGCGTGGAGGTCCCCGCCCTGGAGTACGCCAGCGCGCACCATCCGCAGGACGCCGTGGCGTTCAAACTGATCGACTCGGGCGGGCAGGTCCTGTCGCTGCGCAGCGAGTTCACGACCGCCGTGGGCCGCCTGGTCCGCACGCGGTACCCGCAGGGGCCGTTCCCGCTGCGGTTGCAGTACTCCGGGCGGCTGTGGCTGCGCGCGCAGAACAGCGAGTTGGGGCGCCTGCGGGAGTTCAATCAGCTGGGGGTGGAACTGATCGGCGTGGAGACCGCGCAGGCGGACGCGGAACTGCTGCATCTGGCGGCGGCGTCGCTCCGCTCAGTGGGCCTGGGCGAGGTCGGGGTGGGCGCGGCGCTGGAGGTCGGGTATCCGGGCTTCGTGGACGCCGTGCTGGAGGACGCCGGGCTGCACGGCGCGGCGCGGGCGGCGCTGCACGACGCGATCGACCGCAAGAGCGGCGCGGACGTGGACCTGCTGTGCGGCCAGTTCGGGCTGGGCGGCGACACCCGCCGCACCCTGCACGCCCTGACGGACCTGTACGGCGGCCCCGAGGTGCTGGACGCCGCGCAGGGGCTGGCGCGCGGCACGCGGGCGCAGGAGGCGGTCGCGCACCTGCGCCGCGTGGCCGCGCTGTACGCGGGGCCGCTGCTGTTCGATCTGGGCGTCAGCCGCCGCTACGACTACTACACCGGGCTGACGTTCCGCGCGTACGCGCCGGGCCTGAACCAGCCGGTGCTGGGCGGGGGCCGCTACGCGCTGGAGGGGGGCCTGCCGGGTGCGGGCTTCGCACTGGGCCTGGAACGCCTGATGCGCGCCCTGGCCGGTGACCTGCCCCCCGAGCCGGAGGTGGTGCTGGCCCTGGATCTCGCGGCGGCCGACGCGGCGCGCGCGCAGGGTCTGCACGCGGAACTCGCCTGGACGGACGATCGGGCCGAGCTGCGGGCGTTCAGCGCGGCGCGCGGCATCCACCGCTGGGCCAGCAGTCAGGGCGACACGCTGACCTTCCAGCCCGCCACGGAGGTGACGCGGTGA
- a CDS encoding DedA family protein: MHDLTSLILSASYVGLFAIVFAETGLLLGFFLPGDTLLLAAGVLAAGGALSLGGVMAVVVAGGILGCVAGYFIGGKFGPRVFANQDARYFKPEYVTRAELFFARYGWLAVVLARFVPVVRTLVPTMAGVSRMPLAPFTLYNILGALLWGVSVPALGYFLGDRIPHLDRYILFIVGGVVVISIVPVLLKVMQARRAT; the protein is encoded by the coding sequence ATGCACGACCTGACCAGCCTGATCCTCTCCGCGTCCTACGTGGGCCTGTTCGCCATCGTCTTCGCCGAGACGGGCCTGCTGCTGGGCTTCTTCCTGCCCGGCGACACCCTGCTGCTCGCCGCCGGGGTGCTCGCCGCCGGGGGCGCCCTGAGCCTGGGCGGCGTCATGGCCGTCGTCGTCGCGGGCGGCATCCTGGGCTGCGTCGCCGGGTACTTCATCGGCGGGAAGTTCGGACCGCGCGTGTTCGCCAACCAGGACGCCCGGTACTTCAAACCCGAGTATGTGACCCGCGCCGAACTGTTCTTCGCGCGCTACGGCTGGCTGGCCGTCGTCCTCGCCCGCTTCGTGCCGGTCGTGCGGACCCTGGTGCCCACCATGGCGGGCGTGAGCCGCATGCCCCTGGCGCCGTTCACGCTGTACAACATCCTCGGCGCCCTGCTGTGGGGCGTCAGCGTGCCCGCGCTGGGGTACTTCCTGGGCGACCGCATCCCCCACCTGGACCGCTACATTCTGTTCATCGTAGGTGGTGTCGTGGTGATCAGCATCGTGCCCGTGCTGCTGAAGGTCATGCAGGCCCGCCGCGCGACCTGA
- the hisG gene encoding ATP phosphoribosyltransferase: MTPAPTRDPGHLTLALPKGRILEDAIALLSQAGLPLTMPEKSRALRHEFPGVTVLELRNQDVPVYVDLGVADAGIVGKDVLIESGRTVYEPVDLRFAGCRLSLIREVGADGDIARVGTKYPRAARAYLNARGIPAEIVKLSGNIELACLTGLADAVVDLVQTGSTLRANNLEEVDVLFHSTARLVVNRAALKTRRERLRPLIERLRELTSQ; encoded by the coding sequence GTGACCCCCGCCCCCACCCGTGACCCCGGTCACCTGACCCTGGCGCTGCCCAAGGGCCGCATCCTCGAAGACGCCATCGCGCTGCTGTCACAGGCGGGCCTGCCGCTGACCATGCCGGAGAAGTCCCGCGCGCTGAGGCACGAGTTCCCCGGCGTGACCGTACTGGAGCTGCGTAACCAGGACGTGCCGGTGTACGTGGACCTGGGCGTCGCCGACGCCGGGATCGTCGGGAAGGACGTCCTGATCGAGTCGGGCCGCACCGTGTACGAACCGGTGGACTTGCGCTTTGCCGGGTGCCGCCTTTCCCTGATCCGCGAGGTCGGCGCGGACGGGGACATCGCGCGGGTCGGCACGAAGTACCCCCGCGCGGCCCGCGCGTACCTGAACGCGCGCGGCATTCCCGCCGAGATCGTCAAGCTCAGCGGGAACATCGAACTGGCGTGCCTGACGGGCCTCGCGGACGCCGTGGTGGACCTCGTGCAGACGGGCAGCACCCTGCGCGCGAACAACCTCGAGGAGGTGGACGTGCTGTTCCACTCGACCGCGCGGCTGGTCGTGAACCGCGCGGCCCTCAAGACCCGCCGCGAGCGCCTGCGGCCCCTGATCGAGCGCCTGCGCGAACTAACCTCGCAGTAA
- a CDS encoding AAA family ATPase: MIGDHLQVTIARAADYAREAGHELVTLEHLLLALTHDPEAREALLAVGVDVERLREDLQALLAEFEVVPDAEPDFTLGVHRVVEGAVLQLHASGKGHEVADGARVLVELLEEPDSPARSALEARGASRLDVLSFVSHGAAKVPGRERERRVAGVDGPAPEAAEAEVDPLEAYAADLTAQGRAGEFDPVIGRTSELERVVHVLARRGKNNPVLVGEPGVGKTALAEGLAQRIVDGEAPGFLRGASVYALDLGALLAGTRYRGDFEARLKGVLAALDGQNAVLFIDELHTLVGAGATEGGSVDAANLLKPALARGKLRVLGATTPAELRHLEKDRALWRRFQTVEVPEPTEEDALKIVQGLAPRYEAHHGVTFTPDALDAAVRLSVRHLRDRFLPDKAIDVLDEAGAARSSAGRGGTIDVPDIEGTVARMARVPLGAVKAEEVTSLATLEADLKARVFGQDAAVGAVASAVKLARAGLRDPQKPQGAFLFAGPTGVGKTELARALAERLGIHLARFDMSEYQEAHTVARLIGAPPGYVGFDQGGLLTDAVAKHPHAVVLLDEIEKAHPDVYNVFLQLMDHGTLTDHTGKKVDGRGLILIFTTNAGSADASRPALGFGRSGRAGEEAEAVKRTFTPEFRNRLDGVLHFAPLSPDVMGGVVDKFIRELQVQLQEREVALTVTPAARARLAELGFDPLMGARPLARVIEAQLKRPLADLMLFGRLKGGGRVRVGVRDGSFTFG; encoded by the coding sequence ATGATCGGCGATCACCTGCAGGTGACGATCGCCCGCGCGGCGGATTACGCGCGGGAGGCCGGGCATGAGCTGGTGACGCTGGAGCACCTGCTGCTGGCCCTGACGCACGATCCGGAGGCGCGCGAGGCGCTGCTGGCGGTGGGTGTGGACGTGGAGCGGCTGCGTGAGGATCTTCAGGCGCTGCTGGCGGAGTTCGAGGTGGTGCCGGACGCCGAGCCGGATTTCACGCTGGGCGTGCACCGGGTGGTGGAGGGCGCGGTGTTGCAGCTGCACGCGAGCGGCAAGGGGCATGAGGTCGCGGATGGCGCGCGGGTGCTGGTGGAGCTGCTGGAGGAGCCGGACAGTCCGGCGCGCTCGGCGCTTGAAGCGCGGGGCGCGTCGCGGCTGGACGTGCTGAGTTTCGTGTCGCATGGCGCGGCGAAGGTGCCGGGTCGCGAGCGGGAGCGGCGCGTGGCGGGCGTGGACGGCCCGGCCCCCGAGGCGGCGGAGGCGGAGGTGGACCCGCTGGAGGCCTACGCGGCGGACCTGACGGCGCAGGGGCGCGCCGGGGAGTTCGATCCGGTGATCGGGCGGACGTCGGAGCTGGAGCGGGTGGTGCATGTGCTGGCGCGGCGCGGGAAGAACAACCCGGTGCTGGTCGGCGAGCCGGGTGTCGGGAAGACCGCGCTGGCCGAGGGACTCGCGCAGCGGATCGTGGACGGTGAGGCGCCGGGCTTCCTGCGGGGCGCGTCGGTGTACGCGCTGGACCTGGGGGCGCTGCTGGCCGGGACGCGCTACCGCGGGGATTTCGAGGCGCGGCTCAAGGGCGTGCTGGCGGCGCTGGACGGTCAGAACGCGGTGCTGTTCATCGACGAGCTGCACACCCTGGTGGGCGCCGGGGCGACCGAGGGCGGCAGCGTGGACGCCGCGAACCTCCTCAAGCCTGCCCTGGCGCGCGGCAAGCTGCGGGTGCTGGGGGCGACCACCCCGGCGGAACTGCGGCACTTGGAGAAGGACCGGGCGCTGTGGCGGCGTTTCCAGACGGTCGAGGTGCCCGAGCCGACCGAGGAGGACGCCCTGAAGATCGTGCAGGGCCTCGCGCCCCGCTATGAGGCGCATCATGGGGTGACGTTCACGCCGGACGCACTGGACGCGGCGGTGCGGCTGTCGGTGCGGCACCTGCGCGACCGCTTCCTGCCGGACAAGGCCATTGACGTGCTGGACGAGGCGGGCGCGGCCCGCAGCAGCGCCGGGCGCGGCGGCACCATCGACGTGCCGGATATCGAGGGCACCGTGGCCCGCATGGCGCGCGTGCCGCTGGGCGCCGTGAAGGCCGAGGAGGTCACGTCCCTGGCGACGCTGGAAGCGGACCTGAAGGCGCGGGTGTTCGGGCAGGACGCGGCGGTGGGTGCCGTGGCGAGCGCCGTGAAACTGGCCCGCGCGGGCCTGCGCGACCCGCAGAAACCGCAGGGGGCGTTCCTGTTCGCCGGGCCGACCGGGGTGGGCAAGACCGAACTGGCCCGCGCACTGGCCGAGCGGCTGGGCATTCACCTGGCGAGGTTCGACATGAGCGAGTACCAGGAGGCGCACACGGTCGCGCGGCTGATCGGCGCGCCCCCCGGGTACGTGGGCTTCGACCAGGGGGGCCTGCTGACGGACGCCGTGGCGAAGCACCCGCATGCGGTGGTGCTGCTGGACGAGATCGAGAAGGCGCACCCGGACGTGTACAACGTCTTCCTGCAGCTCATGGATCACGGGACGTTGACGGATCACACCGGGAAGAAGGTGGACGGGCGCGGATTGATCCTGATCTTCACGACGAATGCCGGGTCGGCGGACGCGTCGCGGCCCGCGCTGGGGTTCGGGCGTTCGGGCCGCGCGGGCGAGGAGGCGGAGGCCGTGAAGCGCACGTTCACGCCGGAGTTCCGCAACCGCCTGGACGGCGTGCTGCACTTCGCACCGCTGTCGCCGGACGTGATGGGCGGCGTGGTGGACAAATTCATCCGCGAGTTGCAGGTGCAGCTGCAGGAGCGGGAGGTCGCCCTGACGGTCACCCCGGCGGCGCGGGCGCGGCTGGCGGAGCTGGGCTTTGATCCGCTGATGGGCGCCCGGCCGCTGGCGCGCGTGATTGAGGCGCAGCTCAAGCGTCCGCTGGCTGACCTGATGCTCTTCGGTCGCCTGAAGGGTGGCGGACGCGTGCGCGTGGGCGTCCGGGACGGCTCATTCACCTTTGGGTGA
- the clpS gene encoding ATP-dependent Clp protease adapter ClpS has product MTRRDQDSRTQTLERTHTQRPRLFRVLLLNDDYTPMEFVVMVLQRYFRKAEQEAELIMLAVHHKGQGVAGVYTRDVAETKVAQVMNHARRDGHPLRVVAEPEPDA; this is encoded by the coding sequence ATGACGCGCCGGGACCAAGACTCGCGCACCCAGACGCTGGAACGCACGCACACGCAGCGGCCCCGCCTGTTCCGGGTGCTTCTGCTGAACGACGACTACACGCCCATGGAATTCGTGGTGATGGTCCTGCAACGCTACTTCCGCAAGGCCGAGCAGGAGGCGGAACTGATCATGCTGGCCGTGCACCACAAGGGGCAGGGCGTGGCTGGCGTGTACACCCGTGACGTGGCGGAGACGAAGGTCGCGCAGGTCATGAACCACGCGCGCCGCGACGGGCACCCCCTGCGGGTCGTGGCCGAGCCGGAGCCGGACGCATGA
- a CDS encoding GNAT family N-acetyltransferase yields the protein MTDVLIRPAHPFDAAFAVPLIQATIGRIGHALTGVTDDVTAERTLLGFYPLRGNRLSFEHQFIAQSPIGEPLGLILAYPGALAQGLDDPFRERLRSLGLPGHVESEGTPGELYVDTLAVTEAARGRGIGARLLDAAADRAVALGLHRVGLLVEDGNPAARLYTRQGFRPAGKRALAGGTYTHLVRDLT from the coding sequence ATGACCGACGTGCTGATCCGCCCCGCCCACCCATTCGACGCGGCCTTTGCAGTCCCACTCATCCAGGCCACCATCGGCCGGATCGGGCACGCACTGACGGGCGTGACGGACGACGTGACCGCCGAACGGACCCTCCTGGGCTTCTACCCGCTGCGCGGCAATCGCCTGAGTTTCGAGCATCAGTTCATCGCGCAGTCGCCTATAGGGGAGCCGTTGGGCCTGATCCTCGCGTACCCGGGCGCGCTGGCACAGGGACTGGACGATCCCTTCCGCGAGCGACTGCGCTCCCTGGGCCTGCCTGGGCACGTGGAGTCCGAAGGCACACCCGGTGAACTGTACGTGGACACCCTGGCCGTCACGGAGGCCGCGCGGGGACGCGGCATCGGGGCTCGGCTGCTGGACGCGGCTGCGGACCGGGCCGTGGCGCTGGGCCTGCACCGGGTCGGCCTTCTGGTCGAGGACGGCAACCCAGCGGCGCGCCTCTACACCCGGCAGGGCTTCCGCCCGGCGGGCAAGCGCGCACTGGCGGGCGGCACCTACACGCATCTGGTGCGCGACCTGACCTGA
- a CDS encoding LCP family protein: MRTPVVVGLVVLAGVVAVVSPAAPFLARYGTLPRKAEGPVNLVLAGVDVEYNESAPVWPYPAQPESYRGRTDTIMLAQAWPDGRVNLLSIPRDSWVNLPKSGWGKINGANRSGGPEGLMQAVQDLTGLPVDGYALLSLNAVPALTDAAGGVTVDVGQAMKYDDNAGNLHIDLKPGRQRLSGEQMVGFLRFRHDNLGDIGRIGRQQQFVGALGAQVHNPLNVWRLPLMVAAVDRNMKSNLTREQVGALMGAGLSGMQVKTHQVPGDFGRRGGLSIWEVDRAALGALIAKNFRDPNDPRSLGVAVVNADAPDGSARRLKERLEGLGYANVWIVNETRGPAKTTASGEAAARVLRDVGFGTVSDQPLASGADVTVRLGSDTPSP, from the coding sequence GTGCGCACTCCGGTTGTGGTTGGTCTGGTCGTCCTGGCGGGCGTGGTGGCGGTCGTGTCGCCCGCCGCGCCGTTTCTCGCGCGGTACGGGACGCTGCCGCGCAAGGCGGAGGGACCGGTGAATCTGGTGCTGGCGGGCGTGGACGTGGAGTACAACGAGAGCGCCCCGGTATGGCCGTACCCGGCACAGCCGGAATCGTACCGGGGCCGGACGGACACGATCATGCTGGCGCAGGCGTGGCCGGACGGGCGGGTGAACCTGCTGAGCATCCCGCGCGACTCGTGGGTGAATCTGCCGAAGTCCGGGTGGGGCAAGATCAACGGCGCGAACCGCAGCGGCGGCCCCGAGGGACTGATGCAGGCTGTGCAGGACCTGACCGGTCTGCCGGTGGACGGGTACGCGCTGCTCAGCCTCAACGCCGTGCCCGCCCTGACGGACGCTGCAGGCGGCGTGACGGTGGACGTGGGACAGGCCATGAAGTACGACGACAACGCCGGGAACCTCCACATCGACCTGAAGCCCGGGCGTCAGCGCCTGAGTGGCGAGCAGATGGTGGGCTTCCTGCGCTTCCGGCACGACAACCTGGGCGATATCGGGCGGATCGGGCGGCAGCAGCAGTTCGTGGGGGCGCTGGGCGCGCAGGTGCACAACCCGCTGAACGTGTGGCGCCTCCCGCTGATGGTGGCGGCAGTGGACCGGAACATGAAGTCGAACCTGACGCGCGAACAGGTGGGAGCGCTGATGGGCGCGGGGCTCAGCGGCATGCAGGTGAAAACTCATCAGGTGCCGGGGGACTTCGGACGTCGGGGCGGCCTGAGCATCTGGGAGGTGGACCGCGCCGCACTGGGTGCGCTGATCGCCAAGAACTTCCGTGACCCGAACGATCCGCGGTCGCTGGGCGTGGCAGTCGTGAACGCTGACGCTCCGGACGGCAGCGCCCGCCGCCTGAAGGAGCGGCTGGAGGGCCTGGGGTACGCGAACGTCTGGATCGTGAACGAGACGCGCGGCCCCGCGAAGACCACCGCGTCGGGCGAGGCGGCGGCGCGGGTGCTGCGCGACGTGGGCTTCGGCACGGTCAGCGATCAGCCCCTGGCGTCCGGCGCGGACGTGACCGTGCGCCTGGGTTCGGACACGCCCTCTCCCTGA